TTTAAATGCGGTATGCAGCTGCACGTGCAAGTGTCCAAATAGTTATTTGTCTGTTTGCAATTCTCGAAACCATTAGGTCGTTAGATAGACTGGGTCCAGTCTATTAGATCAAATCCTAGAGGCGTGGATAACAGAGTGAATTCCCACCCTGTTTCGATCTCGAATAGTTTAAATACCAAGAGAGAAGTGGGTTTAATGTGGTGCATGACTGTTGGACTTGTCCGCCGGATCTgatccatctaataattttttcttagaaaTATCTCAGATCTTGCAAGCTCAAAATAAAATTGAGGACATGATTAACGTTCCAAATCGAACGACTTGTCCACTGGACCTACTCCAAAGAATGGTTTTGTCTCATGGACATGTCTTCCGGGCATCCAAGAGGCCCGATGTCTCAGCTCAAGCGAGACGTCTAACACGAGAAACTTCGAAAAATTATGTATGCTATCCTTGCGGCATGCCAATACTCATGTACGGGATTAAAGTGAAGGAGAGGTAAGAAAGCATTAATTGCTTCTGCATCATAACATCTCGGCCAACAACAAATTAATGGATAGATCCATTGGCAGGGCACGTCCTTTTCTGACAGGGATGCATGTGCCCTGTGGCAGGCCAAATTTGCGAGAAGACGGGGACGGATTTGGGAGTGCGGAAGCTTCCGCGGACCTTCCTCCATCCCTGTCGAAGCGCGCAACGAAGCAATCAGCGTCGCATAAACGTTGCGTGCTCAAAAACAGCCAGCAGGTACGTCTACCTCCATCCAATAATTTCAGGAATTATCGTTCTCTCCCCTACGAAGGTTCCAGGAAATTTCTTCTCCTGTATCTATTGCGTGGTGGGGAGAAGAGCATACGTCCAGTGTCCTCCTACGTACTCACTCTTCCAACATCCCATCGAGATTTTGATGTCATCTTGTCAACGAGAAGAGAGGGTCCGTGAGGACAGTAATTCTACTTCTCGTTACCTATTTATATTAAGAAACACTTACTTCGCATAAACTTTTAACAAAATTACACATATATATAATGAAAGCAAGGTATGAATTGAGAGTGAGTAATGAATGGTAGAACCGTAGGAGATATTCCAAATGGAAGAATGGATATACAAGCCACAAAAACAAATTGTGTGACGTTACACCAAAAGATCAATGAGGCGGCCATGATTGCATGAATCAGGGGATTTGTGGCGCGACGTTCCCCAACTATCACAGGGCTGCCAGATCGGACGCCATGCGAAACTTCCGGGAACGTTCCCTTCCCATCCTGTTCTTCTTCCTATGCCTTCCAACGCCAGCTTGGGCAGCCCCCGCTCTTACTACTCTAGTGACGTGGCGATGTCCCCTTTCTTGTCTTTTGCGGGACCAAAAAGAATTTGcacagagaaaaaaagagagacatTTTTTGTGGCTTCATCTTATCTCCCTTCAATGATTGTCCCGGGCGAACTCTGTATTTATATTACAAGGAGCATAGCGTAGAGAgatgacagagagagagagagagagagagagagaaagagagtacgGAGTGCGGAGGGTCGAGGGAACTGTGGAGAAACTTCATCACCCAGTGTTGGTGGGTGAAGGTGGTTGTATGTTGTCCAGTATTCCTTCCAAGCTGATAACATCCAGGTCTCGGTCGCTCTAAAGGAGAGGAGGCGAGCAGGGGCCATGGCTTCGGCGGGATACGAGGCGTTGGAGGGTGGCAACCTCAAGGGCGGGGCGCTGAGCAAGGAGATGCGCCACGGCCACGGCCGCACCGCGCACAACATGTCGTCGTCGTCGCTCCGCAAGAAGTCGGATCTGACGCTGGTGTCCAAGGTTCGCTGTGGACTGCTCAGAAGCCTGCTCACCAATCTCCAGGAGATCTTCCTCGGGACCAAGCTCTTCGTCCTCTTCCCCGCCGTTCCCCTCGCCATCGCCGCCCACTACTTCAAGTTTGGTCGCGTACGTACGCCTCCCCCctcacctatttctcttctttgtttatttcttatttatttatttaaattaattatatgtgAAACAGGCTTGGGTGTTCGCGCTGAGTTTGCTGGGTCTCACACCGCTGGCCGAACGAGTGAGCTTCCTCACCGAGTAAGTTTCTCTCGTTTCGCCGCCCAACGCCTGGTTTTTGTTCTCGGAGACGCCGGTTAGTCCTCGCACGTGAAAACAAAGCAAAGCAGGTTCCACATGTGGTCCAAAAAGTAGATTCCTGACCGGTCAAATTAAATTTCCACCTTTGCGTCAATTTTTGACCAGCCGAACTTTGAAATAAAAGCCGTGATATAATATGCTGCTGTAACCCACCGCGATGTTTTGTCATAGCAGTCCGTATTTGACGTTTACACTGTTTTATCTGAATAAGATATAATAttcttaaaattcaaatttttgtatGTTTTTTATTCGACAATAGTTTAgtttttaattaataataaataaagaCAGCCATTATTTTATTTCCAAATACTCCACTAATGGCTGTCGTAATCATTTTACCCTCATGAGGATTTTGAGTGGCTGGGTCCATTGCAGTGAAATTGCAGTCCTATTTGGAAGCTCGGTACAGGGTGAGGCTGACCGCTAGTCCGCTACCGAGTTAAACATGTTTGGAACTGATATTTGAAGGGCACTTCATTCACACTGCTACATAGATTGGCACTACGAGAGCATTACTATAATCCTTCCAATTACTCTGAATAAATTTTTGCGGTGAGTAGTCGGATGTTCCCACCACTTTCCAattcatcccaaaaaaaaaaaaaaactataatccAAGGGACATGCCATTTAGCTTCCGTTTTAAAAGTTCGCTCACCTTGAATCTTTGTGACACCTACATGGACAAAGCTTTGTTTGGAAAAGATAAGCTCCTTTTGACATTAGTGCATTACACTAAGATTTGATGACCTGAAAGCTTCTTCCCAAACCATAAACGAGCGTGCAGCAACATTGAGCTACTTACGTTGAACTTGGAAAGAAACCTTAAGTCCACATTGTAGCTCTTTATGGCTGAGCTAGGAGATCTAATTGTTGCATCCAAAATGAGTTGATCACTTCTTGCTTAGCTAGCTGATTTCTATGAAGCAATAATCATGATATTTGTATATAAGATCCACGCAATTTCTTTCCAATTTCACTGCATCTTTCAGCTTAATTACATGACATCTCCATCACTAACTCTAACTTGCTTTTTCTCCTCCACCTGTAATTTGATTCTGCAGACAAATCGCGTACTATACTGGTCCCACTGGTACGTACGCTCCCTCCGTTCGTTCACATTACTTCCATGTTCCTGATATATATGGATTGCTTCTAACGTGCCTTGAAGCATATGAAACGACCTCTATGCACTAATGATCACATATTGCTACTGCATGCAGTGGGTGGTCTCTTGAATGCCACATGTGGGAATGCCACAGAGTTGATCATAGCTATATTCGCATTGTACGGAGGGAAGATCGAGGTGGTTAAATGCTCCCTCGTGGGTTCCATCCTCTCCAACCTCCTGCTTGTCCTTGGCACCTCCCTCTTGTGTGGTGGCCTTGCCAACCTCCGCAAAGAGCAGTCATTTGACAGAGTAAGTGGTGGAACTAAATGAGGTCTTGCCACATGTACGTAGATCTGCTCGATATATCCTACTTGATTTAATTGTTTGTCTTGTGCTTTAATTGCAGAAGCAAGCTGATGTGAACTCTGGCCTTTTGATGTTGGGTGCCTTGTGCCACATGCTGCCGCTGATGTTTAGGCATGCCATAAGCTCTGGTGAGCTCACGGTGACCACAGTTTCAACGTTGGAGCTGTCGAGAGCTTGCAGCATTGTCATGCTCCTTGCCTATATTGcatacctcttctttcagctgAAGACGCATCGCCAACTCTTTGAGTCGCAAGAGGTGAGTTATGCCTGCCATGGTTTACTGCAATGCAAGGCTTCCCTGCCTAATGGCTCGAAGCAACACCAGCAGAAGTGTCTCATGTTGTTTCAGCTAGCTGATTAATAGAACCAAATTAACTTGCCGATTCTTGTGAATTTCTACCTTCTGCTTCTAATTCCTCTGAGTTGCCAGCAGGAAGATGATGACAATGATGATGTGACCTCTGAAGATGAGCCGGTCATTGGACTCCCAAGTGCGCTGGCTTGGCTTCTGGGAATGACAATTGTGATAGCAGTACTATCTGAGTATGTTGTTGGCACGATTGAGGTAAAGTTTGGCACTCAACGGTCTTTCACACATCAGTACCTCTCTCTCTACATGCGTCAAGATGGTTTCTGGTTGcatatttatttatgaaaattaCAACAGATAGATGAAAAGGCAAGAACATTTGATTATTTTTAGCGAAATGCTCTAGAGTTGTATCTATGCCCGATGATCGGTGAAACATATGGCATAGGctctctgaagagagagagctagaTACCATTTTCAATGATCTAGTCTTTAAACTTCAATCAGAGATTGCATGGTGTGACCGAACAATATAAGGCTGTGATTTAGTAATTGAAGTATAAGAGCCATACACATGTCAAGTTACATGGATTCTTGAGCGATCATTCATTCTCTTGAAATTGACTTTCCAACAAAGATTTATGCTGTTTGCAAATTGCAAGACATGAGGATATATGGGTCTATCAATCTTCAAAATAATTGTAGTTAATGTTATCATTCATTTTAATATTGTATATGACTAGAACTGTAACTTAGCTTTACATTATGAGAAGTTGGAAGGACTTTATAGATATAGTAGCCAATTTATTAGAATTGCTATAGAGGATGGAGTTGGTACATTCATTTGTCATTGTCCTTATTGCTTTGCATGTAAGTCAGGTCTACATTATTGCAGGGAAAAATTCCCGTGGATTTATTTTCTAAGGATGGTAAGGATTTGCCAAGCAAAACATTCTCTGcagtagatagcctttcaatACTGGTACAAAGCATTTTGTTGCTAATTGAAGAAATAGATAGCTAGGTTGCAATGGAGTTGAAGACATGAAGTCGATTTAACCAAACAAACatatatatgtccatgattttgGAGCATATGCATATgtagtcttctttcttttttcttttaattctaaTTTCACATTTTTTgcctctccatttttttttcctgCACCGTAAACTAGCTTCAACTCATCCTGATCTGGATATAAGATTCTTTACGGATGAGTTATAGCATGTCAATATATGCAGCTATCTCACGCTTGATGGATTATTGGATTCTTCTTTAAATCACTTGCTTTAGATTTATCTcttttgcatatttttttttgataaactcCAATAACCATGATGGCTTATTCCTTACCCAGGCTGCTTCAGAATCTTGGGGCATATCCGTAAGCTTCATAAGCATCATCTTGCTACCCATTGTCGGAAATGCTGCAGAGCATGCCGGTGCCATCATATTTGCTTTTAAGAACAAGTTGGTCAGTAATTACCAAGAGCTCACCTTCAGATATATTCTTACATGATTTTGTAGAGGCAAAACTAAATTCCTCTACATGTGAATATGTTGCAGGACATCACCCTTGGAGTCTCCTTAGGATCAGCAACCCAGGTCTCCATGTTTGTGGTGAGATTTTAAGAATTTTGCAAAGCACTACTTAGCTTATCTCTGTTGTTTAAGGAAGATTCTCTAATAATTTTCTTGACATGATTTAGGTTCCATTAAGTGTGATTGTGGCATGGATTATGGGAatccaaatggatcttgatttcaAACTATTGGAGACAGGCTCATTACTCCTGGCAATATTGGTGACAGCCTTCACCCTTCAGGTAATTTAATCATTCATCCAATGTCAAGTTAAATAAGTTAGTTGCGCTTTAAGTTGCAGTCTCTTTagttaaataagttaaataagCTCTTCTACAGAATGTATATCAGAATATATCATATTGTACctaacttcttaaatttggctagACTCATCTGCTAAATGGATGATGAATAAACTCCCTAAGCAAATATATATCAACTTCCTGTTTTTATTGGCTCTCCATCTGATTTTTATGGCCTTGATATGTGCATTTGTCTCCGCACCAAGCTCTAATCATTGAAATAACATGGGCAATTTATACTTGTTTTGCAGGATGGGACTTCGCACTACTTGAAAGGATTTGTTCTCCTACTTTGCTACATTGTCATTGGTGCATGTTTCTTTGTCCTCAAAACCCCACCAAGTAAGTACTGATCAGAGAATTGTTGCACAAAAAATAGCTTCCAAATATTTCTTTATCTAACCCTTCCTTAACTGAATTATCAGATCAAACAAATGACATCAACTTGGGAGTTCTAAccacaaaatcaggtgttactgaAGCTTAGTATGCGGCAAGTTTCACATCTATATGCCTGTCATGCATGTGTTCATAGCATGTCTGTTTGGAGACATCTGCGTGTGTTTGCATCTTTCAACAAAATATTATTGCTAATACCATATGGATAACAGGTTTATCAAGCGTATGACATTGTTGGTTATGTGCAGTGGCAGCTTTCAGACCATGTTAATTCGACCAAGAAACGTGTACTTGGACAAGCATTGTCAACTTTGAAGAACATTTTTCAGTGCACCTTGCTGCCCTGCCATTTCACTTGGATGGGAACTTTTATAGTGAAACAGAGCTTGGGAAAGTTCCAAAGGTCAAGACCAGCTACAAGGTCGGCATCATTTTGTCCATGAAAGCTTTTCGAAGAATGGGAAATATTGAAGAGATgattctggattttttttttttttcaatctatgTTCTGTAAAGTGGTTTCAATTTGCATTTTAGGTGATGTAGAGATATATGGTGTTAGCCGAACTCTACTACGTGTTTTGGTTCttgatttatatttaataaatCAATGGGTTTGTAAGGACTTATGCGCGCATATGTTTTGTCCCATATCGATTATATATTGGGTAGATACATCAAGGaatacaaataatattttttgattagttttttggatgagatattagtTCAGATTAAGATTTTATATCTTGATGGGATGGGTGGATTTCAGTTACCCTGTTCCGTTTCTATGAAAAAATGGGATTAggatatgattaggattagaaaATTTATTCTtgcagaaaaagaagaaaaaagatgaaagaaagaaaagaagattaaaGAAAGAGGTagcgaaaggaaagaagaagaagaaaataaaagaataaaaatgaagaaagaagaaaaagagaggaaaagaaaggagaaaaagagaaagaaaaagcaaaagaaaaaaaaaagaaagaacggaaaaggaaaggaaaatgttacaaaaagaaagaaaaaaaaagaaaagaaatgaaaagattacaaaaagaaaaagaaaagaagataaaagataaagaaagaaaagaaaaaaaaaaagaaaggaaaaaagagataGTGGATATCTATCAGGacgtatgatcaagatgggacaAGACAGCAAGACGTTCCGTTCTATCGAGTTATATACCAGCATACTTTCATTCTACggaatttaaaatcttgattaagATAAATGGTATCAAGATGGATCCATTACTGACATAAACTGGAGGATATTACGATACAGATTCATTGGAGTTGACCATTGGCCTATCATTGTGTTTGTGATTAgatttgaatggatttggatCTTTAATCTAGCGAAAATATTAAAGCTTAAAGGATGGGTGTCACACCCCAATTTGGGATATAATATGGTTATGCTATCAAGAGGTACTACCGATAATAATATGAATCCAACAatcatattaaataaataaatattgatttatattaactaaatctaaatttaaataataaaatctattatttcaaaattcaaaagttatcaactataaatttatagttaattaaagtattaaaattctattCCAAAATCATCTTGCTAGCATGAACTCCAAAGCCTAAACTATTCTTCATCTCCAGTGATTTTATTCCTCTGAAAatggataataaaaaaaaatgagctaTACATCTTAGTAAATAAACTTTATACCATCTTATTGGattaaacaaaaatttatataaattaatgtatcatttaaaaaaatagttatcATTGCAAAATAAAATATTCCATAGTATATATTAAAACAACTCATAGAattcaattatatatatataaatcatgaagATTTTATAAACATGGCTCAAATCATAAGCCATTTAGCTAGTTCATATTGCAAACATTGCTCACAAGCATTCTATATTATGGTCATTTTATACCTATTACAAGGCCATCATCATAATCAATAAAGTATCATAATTCATATTCGATACCAACTTTATACTAATTAGTAAAAGGCTATTTTTATTAGATGCTAGCTCCAAAATATCGGTTTATTGCACTGCAGTGAGTCTATCACAGCTATTTGAGAGCCTTGAATCATATTCCTTAAAACAACTtaagtcatatttttttataaatattttcttaAATCATACATGAAGAAAACACTATACGCCTTTCTAGAGTTGTGGTCCATAAATAAGTTTATAGCAATAAAGCAATCATGAAATCAatcatttcataacaaaaatacacgttttataaatatgaaattcatattcataaatcaatcattaatattaaaatattcatgaaatcaTTATTTTGTGATAAGTTTGATTTTCATAATATCATATGCTCgatcattaattttaaaaaaaatatagaatcatttatttcatgaaaaaaatcaataatttaaaaacTAGTAAGGAGTATCATGGTTATTTACAAGGTCAAAAGCTAGTAAAGTGTGTAAAAGTTACTTACTGTtcaaaaattagtaaaaaatgtAGGGTCTACTTACCTCATCAGCTTTGAGCATTCAAACTTCACTAGCAAatctattaaatttatttaaaatatttaaaacatAATTAATTTCTATTTGATGGCTGCaatagaataaaataataataaaaggagAAGGTGTCCAAGTGACCCCTCTAGATAGTTTCAAATGGGTCAAGTTAAAGTGATCAAGTCAATGAATCAAGAAGCACATACTCGATCAAGGCCCAGATCAATCGAGAAGATTCATTAATATTAGGTTCCAAAGATACTTGACAAGGTCGAGGGAATCGATCTGATAAATTTCTGAGCACCATGACCATTTAAGGCCTCTTTGTCGGGGTCAACATGGGTCCAAAGCAAAAGAAAACATGACTTCGAATCAAGATCCCTAGATtagttttagagagagaaagagaaaagagagagaaaataagaaagagaaagagacagTCTTTGTCTtctagaagaggaaagagaggtcAAAATCACTACAGCCTGGGTTGGGGGCATGGCTAGTGGTCGGCTGCGAAGACCAATTgacaaaaaatcattggaaaaagCCTAGAAAAATAGGGGAAATGTAGCTTTTTGCTCATTTTTGGTCACTAACCACTCTCTAATGgtcatggcttcgttgagaaagATTGGTAGAGAGGCCAAGGGTCTCAACCAAGTATCGGGTATCAAGAGGCAGTGGCATTGAGGGTCGAAAAATGAAAGAAGGAGCAAAACAAGGGTGATAAATAGGAGATTATTTTCATTTAATTTTTAGAAGAGCTGAACCTAACGGTGATGCTTTAAGGCCGTATTAAgaagggagagaaaaaggagagtaaGGCTAGGGCTTTATCTCGGCTTTAGTGTCATTCTTCGACTTTAATCTCTGACAGCTAAAATgagaagaaattaaaaaaaatagggataaagagagagaaagagggctgTTGCTCAATGGTGGGGGTCATAGCGATGAGGGGGTGGTTATTTATAGAGGAGACCTGGGTTCTGACGGCTAAAGTCTCCATTTTCTTCTTGGATTCACTAGTGATTGCAATGGAAAGCAGACTCCATAGGGAGTTTGCTATTGTTTGGCATGTGCAAAACACATACAGGACAAGTTATAGATGGGTTAAGCCTAGTCAAGCTTGTCAAGTGGATCAGACCCCAGTAGCCTTCACAGATAGTACATGAAGACCCATGTAGATGGGCATCTATTTCTACATCGATTATGTATTGATTAGATCTTaaatatttatagagaattaatgaTTTCAAATAATACTTTCAAGTTAgtcttttgattgaaattttgtgtTGTTATAAGATtagttttcttttcttattcttttttaaggaaaaaaaaaaaaaaagaaaacaaaaggagGTGTTACCACCTCCTTTCCCACTTAACTCCTGCCATCCAAGTGTAGACTAGTGGATGTAGACCCACCCAGCTCATTGGATAGACATGGATGATGTTACCAACTTAAGATGTGGATGCAAACAAAGCACTGCATGGCAAAATTGTGATACAAAGATCTGTTCCTGTGACATGTAAAGTGTTAGTTTCTTGTATGAAGGTTGGGCAtgtctaattatttttattattttttttaaaagaaaatattttgccATTACCTAGTTAGTTAGATGGAAAGGAGTTGGTGTGATCTGAAGAGGGGATGCGGTGTTTTCATGATTCCTCTACTTCACCTTGATTATTGACAACCTAGATCTTTTGGAATTATCTCAAGCCTGAATATGATCTTTTACGCTAATTTTACACATGAGGTAGACCATGTGGTATATATATGTTGTAGGCTGCAGGGACCATTCAAACAACTTAGGATCCCATCTAAAGATGGTTAGCAACaaggtattatttgaattttttagcaTCATTTAATATCTAAAATCTTTCCATGCGATCAATATAGAACCAGATACATGCTTGCATACGGTTTAAGTTCTGACATTTTTTTGTCAGGCTAAGaatctaaatccaattcaattcacGAGCACTATATTGTGATTGAATCAGTTTCAAAAAGATTCATATTGTAGTGTCCCCCTAATTCACATGAAATATGAGCCCAACCTGCTATAATATCATTTGCTGCTATAATATcattgagaaattttttatgcaccgtGGGCAGTGTAGAAAATCTAACGTGAAGCGCACCACTTTATGTGATTGTTCCACTAGCTATCACTTTCTTACGcgtatttaatatctgtagttcctttttttcgtttaaaaattttgtattatgaaaatatccttactttttgaaaaaaattatgacatcctgtggcataTTACGACTTTctacatgcaggatgtcataatatggtttagaaaattatgacattctatagtaTATGATGACATCCTGCATTAAATTATGACTGCttgcatgcaggatgtcataatatggcttaggatgtcataatatataagggatatttttgtccaaccactttccaacgtgcatttaatgcctgcagttccatttttttgtttgaaaattttgaatgacgaaaatatttttactctttgaaaaaaattatgatattctatggtaTATTATCACATTCtgcatcaaaattatgactttctatactcaggatgccataatatggatataagatgttacaattttttttcaaaagatacgaatatttttattattcaaaatttttaaataaaaaataaaattgtaaatattaaatatattttaaaaaataatgactatatgaattaatcatataaaataatatattttatgttgaattttttataccattcatgctttttttttaatatcatttgtgATAATCTAAGATCATATCCAAAGAGGGCCCATATAGGCATCTTGGTGGAGAACTAATGACCGAGAGCTAGAATGTTCTTTGTCGTTGTTTCTGACCACTTTGCAGGATCTCTGCCTCTTTTGGAGTAGCAAACTGGTTGTTCACATCTCCCCTTGTTCCCAGCGCACCCAAAAAATTCTTCTCTGGTTCCGACCTTGCAGACATTTATGACTGCCTTTTAGAGATGCAATGCACCTGCACTCATgtcatctttctctctttctacttctttttttttttaaatctttttgaaaaCATACGCTCGTGTCATCGATGGTCCCTAAAGCAAACGAGACCGCACCGAAAGGCACTGTCAAATCTCAAGCAAGTTTTCTATCTTAttgattttaaaaaagaaaagatacaGGCCAATTTGGTCTTTGTTCATATTGTTTTTGTGTTCTTGTTCCCACAATGCTGACTAAACGGAAATTGTTGTTGAAAATAACATTTGGCACAAAACCTCTATCATTCATTATTCTTATTTTtgctcttttttaaaaaataaatatccttGCTACTAAAAGCTCTAAAAATTTTACaaacaattgaagaaaaaataaagaatttcATTTTCATGCTAATCTAATTCAAATTTagcattagattttttagaacaaTGGCAACAAGCAAAAGCAGCACCGACTGAGTCTCTACACGACATCAATTTCCGTCGGGCACCTTTTTTTTTATTGGATGTTCTTAGCATATAAAAATGCTTAGAGGGTAAATATGTAGTGCTTGTTACTATGTCAATAGATAGCATAGTCAAACAACTTGCGCATCAAACTACATTGGAAAAGTTAGATGCGGGTCTAAAATAATGGCATTATAAAACTATAATGGTCATTGTATGTAACATTTTTTATAGGGTGTTACGTAGTAATTGTGTTTTAAATAATTACCACTATTCCATAAGTTATTCTGCAGTAGAAGCCAAATAACAATGCGTTATTTGACAATTATTACGTTGACCATACCATTCTCTTGTGCTTGCTAGGATCGCTACTTCTGTATGACCCGAGTGATATtactatttaataaaatattgtaTGAGACGAATAAATTGCGATTGTGGATGAGTGGTATTTACTAAACTTTCTCTTTTACCAAGCTGGGGTTGGCAACAGGTGATGTCAATCATGGTATTCACAAAGCTAGAGTTTGCATGTCCTTCCAACTGGATGCCAACAATTAGTTAAGGTTCAAACGTTTTATGACATATCTAGTCAATTAAAAACTACAACAGAGTTTACTAGGGCTTAGCAAAGTTACCAATTTCAACCATCCTCGAAGGCTCACCGGCAATAGTTCTATTAAttatcaaattcaaaggatggtCTCCGTAGATACCCCGTCTTATTTTTGATACAAGATTGTTGTAGAATAAGAACAACTCTATACTCATATGAGGTGATACATATTTATAGAGAAGAAATAATACTGCAGACTGGATAATGTCGTACATGGCCAATTAAATATAACTATATTATGGACTACTATGACAGATGTTCTTTCTAAtttcttatatatttttattttctgatttatatgaATGTATTTGCAC
The DNA window shown above is from Elaeis guineensis isolate ETL-2024a chromosome 8, EG11, whole genome shotgun sequence and carries:
- the LOC105049425 gene encoding vacuolar cation/proton exchanger 1a isoform X4; translated protein: MASAGYEALEGGNLKGGALSKEMRHGHGRTAHNMSSSSLRKKSDLTLVSKVRCGLLRSLLTNLQEIFLGTKLFVLFPAVPLAIAAHYFKFGRAWVFALSLLGLTPLAERVSFLTEQIAYYTGPTVGGLLNATCGNATELIIAIFALYGGKIEVVKCSLVGSILSNLLLVLGTSLLCGGLANLRKEQSFDRKQADVNSGLLMLGALCHMLPLMFRHAISSGELTVTTVSTLELSRACSIVMLLAYIAYLFFQLKTHRQLFESQEEDDDNDDVTSEDEPVIGLPSALAWLLGMTIVIAVLSEYVVGTIEAASESWGISVSFISIILLPIVGNAAEHAGAIIFAFKNKLDITLGVSLGSATQVSMFVVPLSVIVAWIMGIQMDLDFKLLETGSLLLAILVTAFTLQDGTSHYLKGFVLLLCYIVIGACFFVLKTPPNQTNDINLGVLTTKSGVTEA
- the LOC105049425 gene encoding vacuolar cation/proton exchanger 1a isoform X1; its protein translation is MASAGYEALEGGNLKGGALSKEMRHGHGRTAHNMSSSSLRKKSDLTLVSKVRCGLLRSLLTNLQEIFLGTKLFVLFPAVPLAIAAHYFKFGRAWVFALSLLGLTPLAERVSFLTEQIAYYTGPTVGGLLNATCGNATELIIAIFALYGGKIEVVKCSLVGSILSNLLLVLGTSLLCGGLANLRKEQSFDRKQADVNSGLLMLGALCHMLPLMFRHAISSGELTVTTVSTLELSRACSIVMLLAYIAYLFFQLKTHRQLFESQEQEDDDNDDVTSEDEPVIGLPSALAWLLGMTIVIAVLSEYVVGTIEAASESWGISVSFISIILLPIVGNAAEHAGAIIFAFKNKLDITLGVSLGSATQVSMFVVPLSVIVAWIMGIQMDLDFKLLETGSLLLAILVTAFTLQDGTSHYLKGFVLLLCYIVIGACFFVLKTPPNQTNDINLGVLTTKSVAAFRPC
- the LOC105049425 gene encoding vacuolar cation/proton exchanger 1a isoform X2; amino-acid sequence: MASAGYEALEGGNLKGGALSKEMRHGHGRTAHNMSSSSLRKKSDLTLVSKVRCGLLRSLLTNLQEIFLGTKLFVLFPAVPLAIAAHYFKFGRAWVFALSLLGLTPLAERVSFLTEQIAYYTGPTVGGLLNATCGNATELIIAIFALYGGKIEVVKCSLVGSILSNLLLVLGTSLLCGGLANLRKEQSFDRKQADVNSGLLMLGALCHMLPLMFRHAISSGELTVTTVSTLELSRACSIVMLLAYIAYLFFQLKTHRQLFESQEEDDDNDDVTSEDEPVIGLPSALAWLLGMTIVIAVLSEYVVGTIEAASESWGISVSFISIILLPIVGNAAEHAGAIIFAFKNKLDITLGVSLGSATQVSMFVVPLSVIVAWIMGIQMDLDFKLLETGSLLLAILVTAFTLQDGTSHYLKGFVLLLCYIVIGACFFVLKTPPNQTNDINLGVLTTKSVAAFRPC
- the LOC105049425 gene encoding vacuolar cation/proton exchanger 1a isoform X3, which gives rise to MASAGYEALEGGNLKGGALSKEMRHGHGRTAHNMSSSSLRKKSDLTLVSKVRCGLLRSLLTNLQEIFLGTKLFVLFPAVPLAIAAHYFKFGRAWVFALSLLGLTPLAERVSFLTEQIAYYTGPTVGGLLNATCGNATELIIAIFALYGGKIEVVKCSLVGSILSNLLLVLGTSLLCGGLANLRKEQSFDRKQADVNSGLLMLGALCHMLPLMFRHAISSGELTVTTVSTLELSRACSIVMLLAYIAYLFFQLKTHRQLFESQEQEDDDNDDVTSEDEPVIGLPSALAWLLGMTIVIAVLSEYVVGTIEAASESWGISVSFISIILLPIVGNAAEHAGAIIFAFKNKLDITLGVSLGSATQVSMFVVPLSVIVAWIMGIQMDLDFKLLETGSLLLAILVTAFTLQDGTSHYLKGFVLLLCYIVIGACFFVLKTPPNQTNDINLGVLTTKSGVTEA